One Stigmatella aurantiaca genomic window, GCACGGGGTCCTCCACCACCGAGAGCGAGGTGATGACCAGCTCCGCCTGACGGTCGATGGTGCAGGCCGTCGGGGTGCACGCACAGGTGGACTCGCAGCCATTGGCGGCGTTCCCATCGCAGTCATACCGGCCGGGCGCGCAGGCCGTGCTGCACTGGCTGGCCATGCAGACGCCCACGGCCGAGTCCTGTCCGGGGCACGTGTTGCCACAGGTGCCGCAGTGGTTCACGTTCGAGGTGAGGTCCGTCTCACAGCCGTTGGCCGGGTTCCCATCGCAGTTGCCGTACCCCGGCGCGCAAGGGGTCTCATAGACCGGCCCCTCGATGCAGGACGAGACGTTCTCCGAGGCATCCTTCGCGGCGAAGAACACCCGGCGCACGGAGCCCGGGCCCGTGGCGTCCACGAGCACCACCAGGTTGAACTTTCCATCGGCGCCCACCGTGGCCGTGGCAGCCGGGGTCCCCGTGCAGGCCACGTCGATGAAGACCCCCACGGTGCTCCCGGGCTCGGCGGTGCCCTTCACGCGAAGCTCATGCCGGGTGTTGCCGTACTGCCAGGTGGCCTCGACGATGACGGGCGGCGCCGGCGGGGTGGTATCGCAGCCCCCGTTGCCCCCGCCGTACCCACCGTCGCTGCCGTAGCCATAGCCCCCGCTGCCGCCACCGCCGGTGCAGCCGCCACCGCCCCCACCGCCGCCTCCATAGGAAGGAGCGGTCGCGCAGCCTGACGCGTAGCCCCCACCATTATAGGAGCGGGCCGAGTAGACGCCCGCGGTGTAACCCGGCGTGTAGATGGGCAGCTCGCAGGAGCCCCCCGAACTGGTCTCGCTGCTCGCCACCTCCGTGCCCGTGCAGTCCGGGCTGCTGTAGACACGCACCGTCGCGCGGGGCTCGGCCCGGACCACCAGGTGGGGCACCTGCAGGGAATCCGAGGCCCCCGGCGCCCGCCACGAGAGGCTGGGCATCGACGGCGCCGTGCGGTCCACCTGCACGCTGCCGCCCGCGCGGGTGTTGTTCCGCTCATTCGACTCGCTCACCCGGTTCTCCAGGTCCGCGATGGCGCCCAGGACATAGGTGCCCGAGGCCACGTCGGGCATGTCGATGACGGCGCTGACCTCCTGGCATTGCCCCGGCTGCACCAGCAGGCTCTGGCTGGAGCCCACCCACGCATCGCGCGCGTCGATGACCGCATCCTTCGAGAGGAGGAAGGCCACCTGGGTGTTGCCCGGCGCGCTGCCCAGGTTGCACAGCCTGGCGCGCACCAGCGAGCCCACGCCGAGCGACGACGGTCCGGAAAGGAATTCGACCTGGAAGTCCACCCCCTGAGTGCCCGGGGTGGGGACCCAGGGCTCGGGGTTCGGTCCCGGGACGAGGGGGGGGAGGTCATCGTCCTCCCACGCGTCGTCATAGGGTGCAACGACACAGCCGACGAGCGCACTGGCGAGTGCGCCTGCCCACCACTTCTGTATCCGCATGAGGGCCTGCCTCTTTGGGAAGTGTGGAGCCGCCGGCCCATCCCGCCTCCCACCGGGCGCTGATGCGCCCATCCCCACCAGCCCCAACACGGCCTCCCAGACGGGGGCTGTGCGGATTTATTCAAACCCTTCAGGTCTTTCAGGCCCCCGGCTTCGCGGAGGACTCACGGACCAGCAGCGACTGCACGAGCTGACGGAGCTCCTCGGGCAGGAACGGCTTTTCCATACACGGGTTGCCCACCCGTCCCAGGAACTCCCGGGCCCGCGGCGTGAAGGCCCCGCCCGTCAGGAACACCATTCTGCCGGCCACCCGCGGCGCCACCCGGGAGAGCTCCTCGTACAGCTCCATCCCGCTCATCTCCGGCATCATCATGTCGCAGAGGATGATGTCGAAGGGGTCTCCGGCCACCAGGCGCTCCAGCGCCTCGCGCGCATCCGTCATCACCTCCACCTCGTGCTCCCGCTGGAGGGCCCGGCGGATGGCCACCCCCACCATCCGCTCGTCATCCACGATGAGGATGCGCCCACGCCGGGGCACGTTCCCCAGGGGCAGCGGCGGTGGGGAGAGCACGGCCTGCCGCTCCGGGACGGGCAGGAGCAGCCGGAAGACCCGGCCCCGCCCCGGCCCGCTCTCCAGCGCCAGGCGCCCGCCCAGGTCCGTCACGATGGTGCGGCACACGGACAGCCCCAGCCCCGTGTCCACCCCGCCTGCGGCCTCCGGGAAGAAGGGCTCGAACACCCGCTCCCGGCGGTCCGGGGGAATGCTGGCCCCCGTGTCGTGGAACTCGATGGCCACCTGCGCCCCCTGGGGCCTCGTCACCAGGCGGATCTCCTGGTGCTCCACATCCCCCTCCGGCAGGGCCTCGGCCGCGTTGACGAGCAGGTGCATGAACACCTGCCCGAGCTTCCCCTCGTCCGCCAGCACCGAGAGCGGCTGGGTGTAGTCCCGGACCAGCCGGGCGCGCTGCCGCAGGGTGTGCTGCACCATGCGAATGGAGGACTCCAGCACCCGGTGCACCTCCACGGGCGCCGGCGCCTCCTTGCCCTCGTGGGCGAAGACGCGGAGCTGCTGGATGATGTCGCGGAAGCTCTGCGCGCCGTGCCGGATGTCCCCCAGCAGGGTGCGGACCTCGGAGCGCTCCGCCTCGGCCAGCGGCAGGCGCGGCAGCACATCGGCCTCCAGGTGGTGGAGGTTGGCGAGCACGTACGAGAGCGGGTTGGTGATGTCGTGCGCCACCGTGCCCGCCACCATCCCCAGCGAGGCCATGCGCTCGGCGAGCATCAGGCGCGACTGCAACAGCCTGCGCTCGGTCAAATCCCGCGCCACCCACAGAGAGCCGGGCTGGCCGTCGAACACCACCGGCAGCCGGGCCAGCTCCACCGGAATGGCCTCGCCCGAGGGCCGCAGCAGGCGCGCATCCCGGGGCGCCAGCGGGGTGCCCTCCTCCGGCAGCGCCTCCCGCAGCTTCGGCCACTCCCCGGCCCCCAGCAGCGGCGCCAGGAACGCCTCCAGCGTCCGCCCCAGGAGCGCCTCCCGGGACACGCCGCTCAGCCGGGCCATGGCGGGGTTCACATAGACGACCCGCCCCCCCGTCAGCACGGTGAGGCCCGCGGGCATCTGCTCGATGAGCTCGCGAAAGTTCGCCTGGGAGCGCCGCAGCACCTCCAGCGTCCGCGCATGCTGGATGGCATAGCGGATGGAGCGCTCCAGCAGCACCGGCGTCAGCTCGGACTTCGCCAGGAAGTCCGCCGCCCCCGCCTGCTGCGCCTGGCGGTCCACCTCGCTGCCCTCCGCCATGCCCGTCAGCAGGATGATGGGCGTGTGCACGCCCTGGAGCCGGGCCTGTTCCAGCAGTTCCAGGCCCGTGTGCGCCCCGAGCTGGTAGTCCAGAAGGCACACCTCGTGGCGAGCCTCCGCCAGCGCGGCGAGCGCCGGGTCCGCCTCGCTCACCCAGTCAATCGTGACACCGCCCGAGCCCATGGCGCGCAGCGCGTCCCGGACCAGCAGGAAGTCATCCTCGTCATCTTCCACCAGCAGGACACGCACGGGGGAGGAGGCAGCCTGCTGCATCATGAGAGGGCCGCGCGGGGCAGCTCCGCGGTCTGAATCCAGTGCGCGTCCAGGACCTTCATCATCTGGATGAGCTCCGAGAAGGAGCCCGGCTTGGTGATGAAGCAGTTGGCCCCCAAGTCATAGCTCCCCACCACGTCCTCGTCCCGGCGCGAGGTGCTCAGGATGACGACGGGGATGCGCTTGAGGCGCGGGTCCTGCTTGAGCGTCCGCAGCACCTCACGGCCGTCCATGCGCGGCATGTTCAAGTCCAACAGGATGAGCCCGGGCGCCGGCGCGCTCTGGGGCTCGCGGTAGCGGCCCCGCCGGTTCAGGTAGTCGAGCAGCTCCTCCCCATCCTCGACACACCGCAAGGCGCTGGGGACCTGGCTGACCCGCAGGGCCTCCTGCGCAAGCTCCCGGTCATCCGCATCATCGTCCGCCATCAGGATGGTGGTGGCTCTGGCTCGTCCCATGACTTCCTCTTGCCCGCCGGTGGTGAGGGGCAACAGAAAATCGCTCTTTCCGTGAGGACGCGAAAGAGGGTTGTGCCGGCGCGGCCTGAAGAATCTTCAGGCCCTACACAAAGGCATTCAGAAAATCCTGCAGCTTGCGGTGCTCCGCACGCGCCCGGGGAGTGGACTCCGAGGCCCCCTCGCCCCGCGCTCCCGGCGAGCCGCTCCGGGACATGTCCCGTGCGCCAGCGCCGCCCCGGCCTCCGCCCTCGGACGGCCCCTTGCGCGGCGCGCCCTGAGTCCCCTCCACCCTCCCGTCGTCGAGCCTCATCCGCATCTCCTCTCACTCCTCGTGGTCTGCCCTGGCCCTGCCTGCGTGGGATACCTGCAACTCACGGGCCTTCTCTTTCTTCCCGTCAATCCCAGGCCAGCTCGTATTCGCTGTCGAGCAGCCCCACCGCGCTGCCCATCACCGAGACGTTCCGCGCGCCGCCCTCTTCCAGGACGCCCTGCAACAGCCCCTTCGTGTAGGCCGGAGGCATGAAATCCCCCTGCGTGACGAACCGGCCCGTGTTGCCCGGCGGGAAGGCAATCATCCGGCGCTCGCCGTAGCTGACCGTGGCGCGGTAGCTGGAGGGCAGCTGCTGGAGGAGCCGCCGGGGGCTGCCCTCCGAGAGCACGAGCATGGTGCGGCCCGCGGGGGCGCGCAAAAAATCATGGGCCGCCTGGCGCCCCATGCGGCGCAGCACCGCCGAGCCGCCTCCGGCACGCGGCCCCAGCTCCTTCACCGCCACGAGCATCATGCGCAGCAGCCCGGCGACGGGATAAGGAAGGGAGGCGATGAAGCGCCGCCTCTCCGAGACTTCCTGGCAGCGGTCCGCGGCTTCACTCCCACCGAGTGTGCGAACGGTTTCCAGCACCCCGCTGAAGAACATCCCGTGTGCCGTGTCCGTGGGGCTGGTCATCGCCATCCGGTGGCGGAGCTGGCGCTCCACGTCGAGGTCCATCACCGGCTGTAGCGACTCGAGGTGTGCGTGCATGATGGCGTTTCCTGAAGTGGGACCTGCCGGGAGAAAGCCGGGGACCGCTGCCGGGGTTGCCAAGAGCAGGATTTGGGCCACCCTCCAATCCCTTGGAAAACAAGGCGTTACCGCCCCCCAGGGGATTCAGGGCTGAAGCTTCGACAGCACAAGGCGTTCATCGAAACATGCAATTTCAACCTTCTGAAGCCATGCTTCATTCGTGAAGCCCCCTCCTTCAGTCATGAAGCCCACCGCGTCCCGGATCTTCACGGACCGCAGCCCGCGCAAGCCCCTGTACGTGCAGGTCGTGACGCAGCCGGCATTGCACGGGTGCTGGTCGGTCAACATCAGCGAGACGGGGATTGGCCTGGTGGCCACCTCGCTGGAGGGGACCGCCACGGGCCCCCGCGAGGGGCAGCTCTTCGAGCTGGCCTTCTCGCTGCCGGACTCCCACGCGCGCATCCGGGCCCAGGGCGAGGTGCGCTGGCGGCATGACACGGAGGTGGCCAACGGCGGCACCGTGATGGCGATGGGGGTGTTCTTCCGCTCCTTCGAGGGCGCCCACCGCGTCACCCTGGCGCGCTACCTCCAGGAGAGCGCCCTCCAGGTGGCGGTGGCCTACGCCACGGAGGCCCAGGTGCGGCTCATCCGCTCGGCGCTGGAGGGGCACGCGCGGCTGGGCCACGCGACGTCCTCGCCGGAGGTGCAGGCGCTGCTCAACCGGGGGGACGTGGCCGTCCTGCTGGTGGCCGGCACGGACGAGGTGCAGGCCCTGTCGCTGGTGGAGCAGCTCTCCGCCCGGCGCATGGAAGAGGTGGATGTCACCGGCGCGGCGCCCCCCAGCGACATGGCGGCGCGCATCGTCTACTGCGCGCCCGCCCCGGCGGAGCGGCTGGTGGAGCTGTTCAACGCGGGGGGCATCTTCCGGGCGCTGGGCCCTTCACCCGAGCCGGAAGTCATCCGGCAGGCGGTGCTGGACGCGGGACGCGAGCACGGGGTGCGCACGGAGCAGCGGCGGCTGGCGCTCGAGCTGGAGCGCAACCTCCTGCGGGAGCGGGCGCTCCTGGAGGGCACCGCGGGCACGCCCAGCCCCGCAGGGGGCGATGGGCCCGGCTTCTCCAGCCCCCCGATGAAGCGCGTCATGGAGCTGGTGCGCGTGGCGGCCCCCCACCGGGTGGCGGTGCTGCTGCAGGGGGAGACGGGCACGGGCAAGGAGGTGCTGGCCCGCATCATCCACAAGCTGAGCGGCCGGGGGAACGTGTCCCTGGTGGTGCAGGACTGCGGCGCGCTGAGCGAGACGCTCCTGGAGAGCGAGCTGTTCGGCCACGTGAAGGGGGCCTTCACCGGCGCGGTGGCCGACCACCCGGGCCTCTTCGTCCTGGCCGACGGCGGCACCATCTTCCTGGATGAAATCGAGAACACCACCCCCAACCTCCAGGCCAAGCTCCTGCGCGTGCTGGAGGGCGGCGATGTGCGCCCCGTGGGCGGCACCCAGGTGCGCCACGTGGACGTGCGGGTGGTGGCGGCGAGCAACAGAGACTTGGCCCAGGAGGTGCGCGCCGGGCGCTTCCGGGCGGACCTCTTCTACCGGCTCAACAGCTTCACCATCGACATTCCCCCCATGCGCGAGCGCCCCGAGGACATCCTCTCGCTGGCGCGGCACTTCCTGGAGCTCTTCAATCAGGCGCTGAAGCGCTCGGCGAGCGGGGTGGCGCCCGAGGCGGAGGAGGCCCTGCTGGCGTATGCCTGGCCCGGCAACGCGCGCGAGCTGCGCAACGTGTTGGAGCGCGCGGTGCTCCTGTCGAAGCCTGGAGAGCTGGTGACGCGCAGCCTGCTGCCCCCGATGATGCTGGCAAGCCTGCCCCCCGGGGGCGTGGCCCCGGCGGGCTCGCTGCGGACCCGGATGGAGCAACTGGAGCGGGAGCTCATCCGCGAGGCCCTGGAGCAGAGTGGCGGGGTGCTGCGCCGCGCCGCGGTGGCCCTGGGCATGGACCCGGTGACGCTGGGCCGCCGGGCGCGCCGCCACGGCCTGTGGAAGGGCGGCTAAGCCCCTACTCCGCCAGCACGCACCCGGTGCGCGCGTCCACGAAGCGGGCCCGGGCGCCCCAGAGCAGCAGGGCCGAGGCCTCCACCTCCTTCCGCTCCGCGTCGATGCGCAGGTGCGCCACGGCGGGGCTGGCCTGGACCCAGGCCCGGCAGAAGGCCTCGTCCTGCTCCGCCACGAACAGACAGGAGCACGCATCCTTCGCCGTGTAGGCCGTCACCAGCCGCAAGTCATTGTTGTCATACAAGCGCCGGTCCCCGCCCTCGCAGGCCACGAGCCCCGCCGCGATGCCCAGCCACGCCGCCCGCTTCATGGGCTCTGCCCCACCAGCGCCAGGGCCCGGGCCAGAAAGGCATCCAGCTCGAAGGCGCCCGGCTCCCGGTCATCGGCCATGCGCACCACCACCACATCCAGCGAGGGGATGATGGTGACCGATTGCCCCCAGTGTCCGCGCATGGCGTAGGCATCCTCGGGCACGTGCGGCCAGGGCTTCCCCTCCTGCACGCCCGGCACGCGGCGGTTGAGCCAGAGCTGCCAGCCCTGCACATCCCCCGGGTCCCAATACAGCCGCTTCTGGCGGAGCGGCCCGGACACGGCGGTGGACTGGGCCACCCAGCCCTCGGGCAGCAGCCGCTGGCCCTCCCAGCACCCGTCATTCAGGAAGAGAAAGCCCAGCTTCGCCCAGTCCCGCGGTGTGGCGTACAGGAGCGAGGAGCCCACCAGGACGCCCTTGCCGTCGCGCTCCCACACCGCGCTGCGCACGCCCAGCGGCTCGAACAGCAGCCGCCACTCCCAGCCCTCGGGCTGCCGGGGGCGCATCGCCGCGCCCACCACCGCCGCCAGCAGCGTGGTGTCGCCCGAGGAGTACTCCCAGCTCGTCCCCGGCGCGTCCCGCTGCACGTGAGAGGTGATGAAGGCCACCATGTCCCCGTGGCCCTCGCCGTAGAGCATCGCCAGGACCGAGGACGTCTGGAGCGGGCCATTCTCGTAGCCCTCCTGCCAGTCCAGCCCCGAGGCGAACTCCAGCAGGTGGCGCACCTGGATGGCACAGGCGGACTCCCGCGTGGCCTTCACGTACTTGCAGATGGAGTCCTCCAGCGCCAGCGCGCCCTGGGCCACCGCCAGGCCCGTGAGGGCATTGGTGGCACTCTTGGCCATGGACCAGCCCAGGTGCCGCTTCTGGGCCGTCCACCCGGGCGCATAGCGCTCGTACACCAGACGCCCCCGGTGGAGGATGAGCACCCCGTCCGTGCGAATCCCCTTTCGCTCCGAGGCGGGCTCCTTCCGGGTGAAGGCATGGTCCTCGAAGGCCCGCAGCGCGGGCTCATGCCCGGCGGGCAAGGGCGCCGAGGCCCAGTCCTGCGTGGGCCAGAGGCTCCGCTCGGGACACCCGGCGTCCGCCCCGCCCGGCAGTCCCAGCAACACCAGGCACAGCGGCAGGCTCGCCCTTGAGGCGCGCAGGGCCGCCGCGCCGGAGCGCCCCCGGGCCCTCAGCGCCCCCGTCACCCCCAGGGGCAGCAGCACCGCCAGGACCCCGGTGAGCAGGGCCGCGTCGCCGGGCCGCCGCGCGGAGGCATGCAGCCCGATCGCCCCCGCCAGCACCAACACCTGCGTCCCCAGGGCCAGCGCCACCGCCAGCCCGGTCCGCCCCGGTGCCGCGCCCAGCCGGCGGATGACCCACGCCTCCATCCCCACCACCGCCAGCGGGGGCACCACCCCCACCAGGAGCAGCGCGGGCACCGCGGCCCTCACCGTGTTCGAGGAGAGCGTGCCCAGCCTCACGCCCGCCCACAGCGCCAGGGGCACCATCACCAGGGCGGTGGCCACTCCCACGCCGAAGGGAAGGGCCCACCCCGTGGGTCTAGAAGGGAATGTCGTCATCGGTGTGCGGCGGCGGATCGCCGTCTCCCGGCGCATGGCCGAAGCCTCCGCCCTGGGGGCCATCCGCGTCGCCTCCTCGCTGCCGGGCAATCTCCGCCTCGATGCTCGCCAGCAGCGCCCGCTCCTTGTCATGCCACCGGGACTTGCTCGGGTCGGCCAGGGAGCGCCTCGCGCCATTGGCGTAATACTCCAGGTCCTGCATGGTGGCCCCGTAGATGGGCCCACCCTTGCTGCGGCCGTAGTTGGGGAACACGGACCCATCGCCGCCGCCACCCCCACCGCCG contains:
- a CDS encoding hybrid sensor histidine kinase/response regulator: MRVLLVEDDEDDFLLVRDALRAMGSGGVTIDWVSEADPALAALAEARHEVCLLDYQLGAHTGLELLEQARLQGVHTPIILLTGMAEGSEVDRQAQQAGAADFLAKSELTPVLLERSIRYAIQHARTLEVLRRSQANFRELIEQMPAGLTVLTGGRVVYVNPAMARLSGVSREALLGRTLEAFLAPLLGAGEWPKLREALPEEGTPLAPRDARLLRPSGEAIPVELARLPVVFDGQPGSLWVARDLTERRLLQSRLMLAERMASLGMVAGTVAHDITNPLSYVLANLHHLEADVLPRLPLAEAERSEVRTLLGDIRHGAQSFRDIIQQLRVFAHEGKEAPAPVEVHRVLESSIRMVQHTLRQRARLVRDYTQPLSVLADEGKLGQVFMHLLVNAAEALPEGDVEHQEIRLVTRPQGAQVAIEFHDTGASIPPDRRERVFEPFFPEAAGGVDTGLGLSVCRTIVTDLGGRLALESGPGRGRVFRLLLPVPERQAVLSPPPLPLGNVPRRGRILIVDDERMVGVAIRRALQREHEVEVMTDAREALERLVAGDPFDIILCDMMMPEMSGMELYEELSRVAPRVAGRMVFLTGGAFTPRAREFLGRVGNPCMEKPFLPEELRQLVQSLLVRESSAKPGA
- a CDS encoding sigma 54-interacting transcriptional regulator → MKPTASRIFTDRSPRKPLYVQVVTQPALHGCWSVNISETGIGLVATSLEGTATGPREGQLFELAFSLPDSHARIRAQGEVRWRHDTEVANGGTVMAMGVFFRSFEGAHRVTLARYLQESALQVAVAYATEAQVRLIRSALEGHARLGHATSSPEVQALLNRGDVAVLLVAGTDEVQALSLVEQLSARRMEEVDVTGAAPPSDMAARIVYCAPAPAERLVELFNAGGIFRALGPSPEPEVIRQAVLDAGREHGVRTEQRRLALELERNLLRERALLEGTAGTPSPAGGDGPGFSSPPMKRVMELVRVAAPHRVAVLLQGETGTGKEVLARIIHKLSGRGNVSLVVQDCGALSETLLESELFGHVKGAFTGAVADHPGLFVLADGGTIFLDEIENTTPNLQAKLLRVLEGGDVRPVGGTQVRHVDVRVVAASNRDLAQEVRAGRFRADLFYRLNSFTIDIPPMRERPEDILSLARHFLELFNQALKRSASGVAPEAEEALLAYAWPGNARELRNVLERAVLLSKPGELVTRSLLPPMMLASLPPGGVAPAGSLRTRMEQLERELIREALEQSGGVLRRAAVALGMDPVTLGRRARRHGLWKGG
- a CDS encoding CARDB domain-containing protein, with protein sequence MRIQKWWAGALASALVGCVVAPYDDAWEDDDLPPLVPGPNPEPWVPTPGTQGVDFQVEFLSGPSSLGVGSLVRARLCNLGSAPGNTQVAFLLSKDAVIDARDAWVGSSQSLLVQPGQCQEVSAVIDMPDVASGTYVLGAIADLENRVSESNERNNTRAGGSVQVDRTAPSMPSLSWRAPGASDSLQVPHLVVRAEPRATVRVYSSPDCTGTEVASSETSSGGSCELPIYTPGYTAGVYSARSYNGGGYASGCATAPSYGGGGGGGGGCTGGGGSGGYGYGSDGGYGGGNGGCDTTPPAPPVIVEATWQYGNTRHELRVKGTAEPGSTVGVFIDVACTGTPAATATVGADGKFNLVVLVDATGPGSVRRVFFAAKDASENVSSCIEGPVYETPCAPGYGNCDGNPANGCETDLTSNVNHCGTCGNTCPGQDSAVGVCMASQCSTACAPGRYDCDGNAANGCESTCACTPTACTIDRQAELVITSLSVVEDPVRTAPGGAWHFGTLMKAMAGNQDPSALVRQWLRTWNTAQTVNGMTLPARSQLQTLVLGPWEQRSGGANKPLDFSTAPFRLLAIVNRMDLRQPGVQAGEGRFVFGVLDAQGRPLEFTIILEYTLPGSSPEAILAWARDWHALGQLGLGSANYKTKLQQITDRFTAAGVMPSRPFGSAIHHVRTNEAALSTLWEMRDFSLTAEGLKPAATALTPDFGFNNSNALGNFIRANEDAILAEQHQVPAVFSGAPFLAAGVRVPDETFFWRAPSVSVEARHKFSLNTCSGCHAGETKTDFTHILPRAAGQASNLSLYMRGVSVKDPVGTVTRTFDDIGRRAEDMAALVCGSGNMLNASDSGLPPASNLPRSRVH
- a CDS encoding response regulator, with amino-acid sequence MGRARATTILMADDDADDRELAQEALRVSQVPSALRCVEDGEELLDYLNRRGRYREPQSAPAPGLILLDLNMPRMDGREVLRTLKQDPRLKRIPVVILSTSRRDEDVVGSYDLGANCFITKPGSFSELIQMMKVLDAHWIQTAELPRAALS
- a CDS encoding serine hydrolase domain-containing protein, giving the protein MRRETAIRRRTPMTTFPSRPTGWALPFGVGVATALVMVPLALWAGVRLGTLSSNTVRAAVPALLLVGVVPPLAVVGMEAWVIRRLGAAPGRTGLAVALALGTQVLVLAGAIGLHASARRPGDAALLTGVLAVLLPLGVTGALRARGRSGAAALRASRASLPLCLVLLGLPGGADAGCPERSLWPTQDWASAPLPAGHEPALRAFEDHAFTRKEPASERKGIRTDGVLILHRGRLVYERYAPGWTAQKRHLGWSMAKSATNALTGLAVAQGALALEDSICKYVKATRESACAIQVRHLLEFASGLDWQEGYENGPLQTSSVLAMLYGEGHGDMVAFITSHVQRDAPGTSWEYSSGDTTLLAAVVGAAMRPRQPEGWEWRLLFEPLGVRSAVWERDGKGVLVGSSLLYATPRDWAKLGFLFLNDGCWEGQRLLPEGWVAQSTAVSGPLRQKRLYWDPGDVQGWQLWLNRRVPGVQEGKPWPHVPEDAYAMRGHWGQSVTIIPSLDVVVVRMADDREPGAFELDAFLARALALVGQSP
- a CDS encoding DUF2378 family protein is translated as MHAHLESLQPVMDLDVERQLRHRMAMTSPTDTAHGMFFSGVLETVRTLGGSEAADRCQEVSERRRFIASLPYPVAGLLRMMLVAVKELGPRAGGGSAVLRRMGRQAAHDFLRAPAGRTMLVLSEGSPRRLLQQLPSSYRATVSYGERRMIAFPPGNTGRFVTQGDFMPPAYTKGLLQGVLEEGGARNVSVMGSAVGLLDSEYELAWD